The following is a genomic window from Halobacterium sp. R2-5.
TGGCGTTCCTCAACAAGTGCACGCACTACTGCTGTGTCCCCGGCTACCGAACCTCGAACTACGAGGGTGCCGGCGACAAGATTTACTGCGCGTGCCACCAATCTGTGTACGACCCGTACAGCATCGTCAAGCGCAGCTTCACGGCGTACCCGCGCCCGGAGGACGGATAGATGAGCGTCGAACGCAAGGACGACCACGACCACGACGCGTGGCTGGAGGAGAAAGACCTCACGCCCATCGAGCAGACGTTCCTCACGACGCTCGTCTGGCTCGACAAGCGGCTGCGGCTCGTCGACTACCTCGAGCTGCTGGAGTCGCTTTACTACCGGGTCAACCTCCAGATGCCGAAGAGCCACACCGAGCAGTACAACCTCGACAACAAGTTCTGGTACTGGTACCCGCTGTACTCGCTGGGGTTCTTCTCGACGGTGGCGTACATCGTCGCGGCGATATCCGGCGCGTTACTCGGGTTCTACTACTCGCCGTCGACGGCCGCCGGCGCCGTCGACATCGAGGGTGCGACGGTCGCGTACAGCACCATCACCGTCATCATGACCGAGTTGAACTTCGGGTTCTTCATGCGGTCGCTCCACCGGTGGGCGGCGCAGGTGATGACCGCCGCGGTGTTCCTCCACATGCTGCGCGTCTACTTCACGGGCGCGTACAAGGAGCCCCGCGAGGTCAACTGGATCATCGGCATCATCCTGCTCAGCCTCACGATGGTCTTCGGGTACACTGGCTACCTGCTCCCGTGGGACCAGCTCGCGTACTGGGCCGGCCAGATTGGCGTCGAGATGGCGCTCTCGATTCCGCTCATCGGCGAATGGGTCGCACAGCTCGTGTTCGGTGGCTTCTCGCTCGGCCAGCCGACACTCCAACGCATGTACATCATCCACGTGTTCCTGCTCCCGTTCGTGGTGACGACGGTCATCGCCATCCACCTCGGACTGGTCTGGATGCAGGGCATCGCGGAACCCCACTAGAACAATGGCAGACGAACCCAACGACGACGCGGCGCGCACCGACGGCACGGGCATCGTTCCGCCGGACGACGAGACGCCGACGTGGCGCGAACGCAAGGAACGCACCACGGGGCTCTCCCGGCTGACGTACGAGTACTTCGAGCGCTCCCGGCGCGAGGACCAGGACCTCCGCGAGGAGTCCGACTACGTGGAACGCGACGTGCTCGCGTTCCCCGTCTGGCCTCACGAGCTCATCCGGAACCTCGCGCTCACGAGCTTCTTCGTCGGGATGATCTTCTTCCTGGCGGCGACGCTGCCGCCCCACCTGGGGGCGCCGGCGAACCCGAGCCAGACGCCGAGTATCATCCTGCCGGACTGGTACCTCTACTGGTCGTTCGGCCTGCTGAAGCTCGGTCCGCTGAACCCCGACCTCGCCATCCTCGGCGGGGACAAACTGATGGCCGACCGCACGTACGGCGTGCTCGCGAACGTCGTGGTAGTCGGGTTCATCGCCATCGTGCCGTTCCTCAACAAGGGGAGCGCGCGCCGTCCCGTCGAGCAGCCGTTCTGGGCGGCCGTCGGCGTCATGGGCGTCGTCTTCGCGGTGCTCATCAGCGCGCTGTCCATCAAGAACCTCACCCCCATCGACCCGCACCTGCTGTTCGACCTGACGTTCCTCGTCCCGCCGGTCGCGGGCGGTATCGCGTACGCGATATTCAAGACGATGCGCGAGGGGTACATGTACGACCTCAACCGCCGGTACTACAAGCTCCGCCCGCCGAAGTAACCGGTTTCTCGTCCCGCCTCGACGCCGCTCTTCGCTCGTTTTGCTCTCCTCCGTTCACCTACCCGGCGCCGCCGCTCGTGTCGACCGCGAGAGTGAAGTGTCGGCCGGACGTTCCTCCGACTAATGGGTGACGACGAACGCGGCCGGGAGGTGGTCGTGCCCGACCGGCTGTACAAGTCAGTGACCGTCTTCTCCACGCTGTTCGCCATCGTCGCCGTCGTCCTCGGGTTCGTCTCGCTGGACTCGGCGACGAACGCGGGCCGCGCTGCGCCGAGCGAGGTGAACGTCGTGCTCGCCGTCCTCGGCGTCGGGCTCATCGCAGCGGGCGGTCTCGTGTACGCGTTCTCCTCGCGGTTCCGCGCCAGCGGAATGGCAAAGGATAAAGACAGCGGCGACGAACCTTCAGATAATGGCTGACGAGTTCGCGAAAGGGCTCGGCCTGTTGACGGGCGCGGGCCTCATCTGGATGGTGCTTGCGGGCTGGTACAAGACGCCGAGTTTCACCGGTGCACAGCTCACGGGCGCGCCGCCGAGCGACCTCTCGATGCTCGGCGAGCTCGCGGTGATACTGCTCGAGTCGATGTTCTGGCTGGCGGTCTTCGGCGCCATCCTGTTCTGGGTCGGCGTGCCGCTCGGCCGCGAGGCGTACGCGCGAGTGTCCGGCGAGTAACCGGCGACCGTTCTTCTTCCGCCCGAGTCACCAGCGGTAGCGCGCTCGATTCGACAGCGAGTGCTCCGCGTCTCGGTCGGCAGTCGGGCGGAGCGACGGCGAGAACAGCGGGGGTTCGACGTCGACGCGTCGCTCGCTCGGAAGAGAACGCGAGAGGAGAGGGCCGCCTCAGACGACCTGCGCCCAGTACGGCTTGATGAGGAAGAACACCGAGAGGTAGGCGGCGTACAGGAACGTGAACGCCGCGGCGACGAGCGCGCCCTTCGGGGCTTCGAGGTCGTAGCCCTCGCGCGCTTCGACCTTGCGGGCTTCGACCTCGAAGAAGTCAGCGATGAACGTGCTGAGCACGAGAATGGACAGCACCATCCCGCTGTGGTGGTGCAGGGTCAGGTAGTAGAAGCTCAGCAGGACGAGCCCCCACGTCGTGAACGCGTGGAACGGGTGCCAGGAGATGGCGTCCGCGCCGTCCTCGGCCTGCTGCTCGTGGGCAGCGTGGGCGACGCGCCGGCTGACGAAGTTCAACACGACCATGAGCAACACGACGTACTCGATGTAGGGCGCGAGTATCGCGTCGAGTGGCCCGAAGAGCGTGACCGATGGAACTGCCATAGGCGTTGCTCGGTCTGTCGCGGTATTATGTCTTTTCCAATGCGCTCACGCGAAACCCGCGGGTCGAGACGCCGCGACGACCGCGACTTCGAACGGGGCCCCCCAGTCGAGTTCGACGGGGACGCCGGGCTCGGCGAGTCCGTGCTCGCGACCGTCGACGAGTAGTGCGACGTCGGCGTCCTCGCGGACGACCTCCAGCGACGCCGGCGCGTCGAGCACCCACTGCGTGCGCTCGACGCGGAACGGTGAGATGGGGACGACTGCGAGCGCGCCGGCGTCCGCGGACAGCAGCGGCCCGCCGGCGTCCGCAGCGTACCCGTGGCTGCCCGCGGGCGTCGCGACGACGACGCCGTCCGCGCGCACCTCGTCCACGCTGCGGCCGCGCGTGGCGACCGCGTACTCGGAGATGCGCGCTGGTTCGTCGGTCACGAGCATCACGTCCGCGAGCGCGCGCACGTCCGCCTCGCCGGCGGTGACCGACAGCGTCGGCCGCTCGCGGACCTCGTAGTCGCCGGCCGCGAGCGCGGTGAGCGCGTCCGGGAGGTCGTCTCGTTCGACCCCACCGTACTCGCGGCCCGCGGCGACCGGGAGCACGGACGTGCTGCCGGGCCGCTCGGCGTGCTGCCCGCTCGTGGATGCGGACGCGGCGGTCTGGTGGACGCCGACACCGGCGGCGAGCGCGTCGAGGACCGCGGCCTCCCCGATGGCGGCGACGACGTCGACCGCGCTCTCGTCGAGCGCGGCCTCGCCGGTTACCGCCTCGCTGCCGGCGTCCCGTATCGCGTCCGCGGCGCCGTCCGCGCCGTCGCCGAGCACGCCGACGCGCGCGGTCACCGCGCCACCCCGCGCCGAGTCGTCTCGCTCATCGTCGGAACGCGGGGCCGGCAGTCGCAAAAAGGCTACGGGCTGGGCGCGTCAGTACGGCCAGTCGCCGGTGATCTTCATGCCCTCCGCGAGGTCCTCGGCTTCGAGGGCGGCGGCGACGTCGGCCTCGCTGGCGTGCGCGACGGCGAACCCGTCGTCGGCGAGTTCGACGGCGAGCGCCGTGAGCAGAATCGCCTGCTCGCGGAACGTCCGGGCCTCCAGCTTGTCGAGCGTGTCGGCGTGCGTGTGTCCCCAACCGCGGCCCGCGCCGTCGGTCTGGCTGGTGACGTGGTAGCCGGGGACGCCGTGCTGGACGTACTCCCAGTGGTCGGAGTGGGGCCCCATCTCGGGCGTGATGGAGACTGGATGGTCGAAGCGGTCGGCGACCTCGCGGACGGCGTCGCCGAGCGCGTCGAAGTGGTGCGTGTAGAACTCGAGCGTGCGCCCGGCGACGACGCCGTCGAGGTTCAGCACCGCGCGGACGTCGTCGCGGTCGCGGTTCGCGGCGTCGTACGCGGCTCCGACGAGGCCGACCTCTTCGGCGCCGAAGCAGACGAAGCGCACCTGCGTGTCGAGTTCGTCCTCGCGGTCGGCGAGCGCGTGCGCGAGCTCGACGACCATCGCCGTTCCCGCGCCGTTGTCCATCGCGCCCTCCGCGATGTCGTGGGCGTCGACGTGGCTCGTCACGAGCAGCTCCTCGTCCGTCTCCGGGCCGAGGGTCGCGTGGACGTTCTGGCTCGTCGCGTCTCCGACCTCGGCGCTCACGGAGACGCCGACCGTCTCCCCGTCGTACTTCCGGCCGAGGCGCGCGCCGACCTCCTTGGAGACGCCGACGGCGGGAACCTCGCCGAGCGGCTGCTCGCTGGTGCCCACGCTTCCCGTCGGCGGGAGCCGGCCTTCGACGTGATTCCGGTAGACGAACGCCGCGGCGCCAGCCTCGACGGCGTGGTAGTACTTCTCTCGCCGGTGGAGGTAGCGGTCGTACCAGCCCGGGACGTCGGAGGCCACCATCACCACTTTGCCGTCGAGGTCGGTCTCCTCGAAGTCGTTCGGGAGGCCGTAGCCGAGGTCGACGAACTCCCCGGCGACGTCGCCGTTCGGGCTGCGCGGCAGGGCGATGCACTCCTCGGCGCCGGCGGGCGTCTCGACGGCGCTGTCGCCGCGCGTCCAGCCCTGGATCTCGAACTCGTCGAGGGCGGCGTCCCCACAGGCCGCCGCGAGCGCGTCCCGCGTGGCTTCCGCGGCCTCGCGCTCGCCCGGCGTCCCCGCCATCCTGTCGCGGACGTCCACGAGGGCCTCGAGGTGGCGCCAGCCGGTGTCGCTGGTGAACACGTCGCCAATCCAGTCAGTCATGGTCGACCGGACGCCGACCACGCCGTAAGTCGTTTCGGAAGGAGAAATCGCAGCGGGGCGCGCGTGCAGCGCGCCGACTCTCGTTTACAGGTCGCCTTCGTCCTTCAGCCCCTCGATGACGTCGTCGACGAGGGACTCGGGGTCGTCGTAGGGGAACTCGGCGCGGCTGGAGAGCTTCGTCGCGAGCTCCATCGCCGTGAACGACTTGTCCCCGGCCTCGAACGTCGTCGACGGGCCGTTCGGGAGCGCGGGAACGAGGCCCATCTGGTTCTTCACGGGGTAGTCGGCGCCCGAGAACGCATCGAGGAGTTCCTGACGGAGTTCAGCTTCGACGTCTGCCATGTCTAAACGTGGACAGCCACTGGGCAAAAGGGTTCTGGAACCCTCGACGCCGTGCGGAGAGTTTCCTCGGTGGTTCCCGTGGTGGCCCGCCGCGACGCGACCCTCTGGGGCAGCGAGGAGTACGCGCTCCGCCGCTCGCCTTATCAACACCCCCACATCTTCGGCTCGCAGTTGAAGGGGACTCCGGCCGTCGGTTCGAGTATGACTCCGGACGCCCGCGAAACGGGCGCGTCCTGCAGCGCGTGGGACAACTCCCGCTGCGAGGGGACGGCGTACTGCCAGCCGCGCTGCCCGCGCGTCTTCGACGACGACGGCCGCGCCTACGTCGTGCGTCCGGTCGCCGACGGCGATCGAGAGCCGCTGCTCGACATGTACGACGTGATGGACCTGGCGTCGACGACGCTCGGCCTGCCGCCGCGGACCCGCGAGCGGACGGAGCGGTGGCTGGACGGCCTCGCGGGCGACGGCCTCGACCTCCTCGCCATCTCCGGGGACCGCGTTCTCGGGCACGTCGCCGCCGCGCCCGTGAGCGCCGACGACCGCGAACTCGTGGTGTTCGTCCACCCCGACGAGCGCGGCCGCGGCGTCGGCACCGAGCTCCTCAAGCAGCTCGTCGCGTACGCCGACGCTGACGGCTGCGAGTCGCTGGTCCTGACCGTCGACAGCGACAACGAGCGCGCCGTCCACGTCTACGACAACCTCGGGTTCGACGTCGCCGAGCGGCTGCGCCGCGAGCTCACGATGACACTCGACCTCGACGCGGCGATCGCCGAGCGCGTGCAGGCGCCCCCAGCCGAGCGCGCTGACGACGCCTGAGTCGGCACGCCGTCCTCCGGGGCGTTCCAAACCAAAGTATTCAGTACCCGGTACCCCCTAGCCCCGGGCATGAACTCCGATGCAGACGAGCGGGTGACGCGCCGCAGGTTCCTCCGCGCGGGCGCCGGCGCCGCAGCTGCGGGAGTCGCCGCGACCGGGACGGCCGCCGCACAGGAAGACGGCGGACCGACTGTCGTCACCGTCGGGCCGGGCGGCAGCAACGTCTTCGAGCCCGAGACGGCGTACGTCCAGCCGGGCGGTACCGTCCGCTGGGTGTGGGACAGCAGCGGCCACAACGTCGTCGCGGAGTCGACGCCGTCGGGCTCCGACTGGAGCGGCCACGAGCCCCTCGAAGACTCCGGCTTCGAGTACGAGCACACCTTCGAGACGGAGGGGACCTACGAGTACGTCTGCACGCCGCACGCCGCCCTCGGCATGGAGGGCGTCATCGAGGTCACGGAGAACCCGCCGGAGAACACCGGCTTCCAGTCCATCCTCCCGGACAGCGCGAAGAACCTCGCCGTCGCCGGCACCGGCACGATGGCGTCCGTGCTCGGCCTGACCTACCTCTTCATGCGGTACGGCGGCGACTACGAGGGCGACCTCGACGAGTAACGCTTCTCAGACCGTCACCCACTCGCGGCGGTCGTCGCTGCGCTCGACGGCGTCCAGCAGCCGCTGGGCCGCGAGGCCGTCCGCGAAGTCGGGCGCGAACTCGCCGTCGCCCACGATAGCGGACAGGAACTCGCTGTTCTCGTGGACGAACGTGTGCTCCCAGCCGAGCACGTGACCGGCCGGCCACCAGTGCTCGCCGTAGGGGTCGTCGTCGTCGGTGACGAGCACGCGCTCGAACCCGCGGCCGTCACCGCGGTGGACCTCCAGTTCGTTGAGCCGCTCCAGGTCGAAACGCACCGCGCCGTCGGAGCCGTCGATTTCGAACGTGTGCCCGTTCTTCCGGCCGGCCGCGTACCGCGTCGCCTCGAACGTCCCCATCGCGCCGTTCGCGAACTCCGCGTGCGCGGCGAACGCGTCGTCGACGGTGACTGGGCGCGGCTCGCTCTCGCCCTCGGGGACGCGCTCGTCGACGAACGTCTCGCGGTGGCCGCTGACGGCCTCGACGTCGCCGACGAGGAAGCGCGCGAGGTCGAAGCTGTGCGCGCCGAGGTCGCCGAGCGCGCCCGACCCTGCGGAGTCGGCGTCCAGCCGCCACGTCCACGGCGCGTCCGCGTCCGTCAGCCAGTCCTGGAGGTAGCGGAATCGCACGTGGCGTATCTCGCCGAGTGCGCCGTCTTCGACGAGCTGTTTGGCGTACTGAATCGCGGGCACGAACCGGTAGTTGAAGCCGGTGGCGGCGACGGCGTCGCTGTCGGCGGCCGCCTCAACCATCCGCTCGGCGCCCTCGACGGTCGGCGCGAGCGGCTTCTCGCAGAGCACGTGGACGCCCGCGTCGAGCGCCGCGACGGAGGGCTCCACGTGGACGCTGTTCGGGCCGAGGTTGTAGAAGACGTCCACGTCGTCGATTGCGTCCCGCCAGTCCGTCGCCACGCGGTCGAAGCCGAGGCGGTCGGCGGCCTCTCGGGCGGCCGTCTCGTTCCGGCCGACGAGCACGTCCAGCGAGACCTCGGGGGCGTCCGGGAAGAACTGCGGGAGCGTGCGGAGCGCGTTCGCGTGCGCGTCCCCCATGAACCCGTACCCGAGCATCCCTACCGAGAGCGGTTCGTCGGTCACTGCCCCGAGCACCTCCCCACACTTCCGTCGCGTCGTGTCATAGACGCGAGTTCACTCGCCGCCGGATAAACGTTGCCGGTCAGTAGGTTTCGACGTCGAGTTCGACCGGCCGGCGTTCGCCCTCCAGGTCGGCGACGACGCGCTCGACGACGCGCTCGCCCTCCTCGATTACCTTGTCGACGACCTTGTCGACCACCATCTCCAGCGACACGAGCGCGGGCAGGTTGAGTACGCCCTTCGCACTCCCCTTGTCGTACGTGACGACGAACGTCACCCGCGAGCCCTCGTCGGTCTCGGCGACCTCCCAGCGGCCGTGGGCGTCGATGCCGTCCACGAGCTCCCAGTCGATTCGCTCCGGTTCCTCGGTGTCGGTCACGCGCGAGCGGACCGTGTGCGACAGTTTCCACCACGCGAACGTCAGCTCGTACTCCGTGCCCGAGCCGCCCTCGCCGTGCTGGGTGACGGACTCCAGGTACTCGGAGTACTTGGCGTACCGCGGGAAGCCCGCGACGAACGCGTACGCTTCCTCGGGCGGCACGCGGACGTCCGTGCTCACTTCGACCGTGTTCACACCCCGCCTTCGACACACAGCGGGAAATGTCTACTGAGGCGACGGATGGACCGCGGCGTTTGTAACGGTCCGGCGCTAACCGCCGGCCATGACGGAGAACGTCGCCGTGGTCGGTGGCGGGCCCGCGGGCCTGACCGCCGCCATCTACACCGCACGCGCCGGCCTCGACACGACTGTCTACGACGCCGGCGAGCCGATTCTCGCGCGCAACGCCCACCTGGAGAACGTCCCCGGCTTCCCCGCGGGCGTGAACGCCCGGACGTTCCTCGACGCGACGCGCCAGCAGGCCGAGGAGGCGGGCGTGGAGTTCGTCGAGGCGAACGTCGAACGCGTCGAGGAGGCCGACGACGAATTCCGCGTCGAGACGGACGCCGCGGGCGCTGCCACCGCGGACTTCGTCGTCGCGGCGTCGTGGCCCGACATCACCTATCTCGACGGGTTCGAGCTGTCCCGCATCGACCGCGGGTCGAAGACGATGCTCGACGTCGACGAGTTCGGGCGCACGGACGTCGACGGCGTCTACGCCGCCGGCCGCGTCGCCCGGCAGTACCACCAGACCGTCGTCGCGGCCGGCCACGGCGCTACTGTGGGGCTCACGGTCGTCGAGGACAGCGACGTCGCGTTCTACCACGACTGGGTCGCCCCGGAGGGCTACTTCACAGGCCGCGACCGCGACGTGCCGCCGGGGTGCGAGGAGATCGACGAGGACGAACGCCGCGAGCGCGAGCGGGAGAGCCTCGAAGCGCTCGCCGCGCTCTCGCCCGCGGAGCCGCCGACGATGCACCCGAGCGTCGCGGACGACGACTGACCAGCCTATTTATAGTCGGGAGCGCGAACCCTCGGTGAATGCTCTCCGGAGTGAACGTCGCCCTCGGGGTCACGGGCAGCATCGCGGCGGTGAAGGTCGTGGAACTCGCCCACGAGCTCCGCCGCCGCGGCGCGAGCGTGCGGGCCGTGACGACCGAGAGCGCGCGGGGCATCGTCCATCCGTGGGCGGTCGAGTTCGCGACGGACAACCCCGTCGTCACCGAGATTACGGGTAGCGTCGAGCACGTCGAGCTCTGCGGCCGCGACGGCTGGGCGGACGTCTTCCTCGTCGCGCCGGCGACCGCGAACACGGTCGGGAAGATCGCGGGCGCGATCGACGACACGCCCGTGACGACGTGCGCGACGACCGCGCTCGGCGCCGACGTGCCCGTCGTAATCGCGCCCGCGATGCACGAGCCGATGTACGACCACCCCGGGGTTCTGGACGCCATCGAGCGCGTGGAGTCGTGGGGCGTCGACTTCGTCGACCCGCGCGTCGAGGAGGGGAAAGCGAAAATCGCGACCGAGGAAGCCATCGTCCTCGACACCGCGCGGGCCGCCGGCGAGACGCCGCTCGACGGCGAGCACGTGGTCGTCACTAGCGGCGCGACCAGCGAGCCGATCGACCCCGTGCGCGTGCTCACGAACCGCGCGTCGGGCCGGACGGGGCGCGCCATCGCCGCGGGCTGTTACGTCCGCGGTGCCGACGTCACGCTCGTCCACGACGGCGGCAACGTCCCGTACGCGGACACCGTCGAGGTCGAGACCGCCGAGGAGATGCTGGCGGCGACCCGGGAGGCGTGCGCTGACGCCGACGCCCTGGTTTCGGCGGCCGCCGTCAGCGACTACACCGTGGACGCCAGCGACGAGAAGATCCGCTCCGGGCAGGAGCTCACGCTCGACCTGGAGCCGACGCCGAAACTCATCGACGAACTCCGGGACGACCACCCCGACCTCCCCATCGTCGGGTTCAAGGCCGAGACCTCGGGGGACGACGCCGCGATGGTCGACGCCGCGCGCGAGACGCTCGAACGCGTCGACCTCTCGTTCGTCGTCGCGAACGACGCCAGCGTGATGGGCGACGCGGACACTCGCGTGCTGTTCGTCACCCGCGAGGACGCCACCGAGTTCGTCGGCAGCAAGCGCGCGCTCGGCCTGCGAATCGCCGACGACCTCGCCGCCCTCGACTGACAGCCACCGGACGGTTTCGCCGGTAGCACCACCGCAAACCGAAGGTATCATCATACGGCGAACCCACTCGCCGAACACGAAAATGACGATAGCTACGCGGCCGCGGACGGCGCCGTGGCGCGAACCACGGGGGGTGACCTGATGGGCGACGGCGACCTGCTCGTTCCGGTCGGCGACTCGGTGACGGTCCGGAAGACGGTCGCGTACGTCGCCGAGCGCGCGGCCGACGCGCCGGGACGGCCGACGCTGCACTTCGTCTACCCGGTCTCAGAGCGCTTCGACACCGGCGACGACCACGCCGAGACCGCCGAGGGCGAGGACCTCCTCGAACGCATCGAGGTGTGGGTCGAGGAGGACCTCTCCGAGGAGGCCAGCGCGGTCGACGTCCGGACGGCGACCGTGGGCCGTGACGAGTACCTCTTCAACCCCAGCGACTACGCGGACGTGCTCGTCGACTACGCCGACGCACACGGCGTCGACACGGTCGTCCTCGACCCCGAGTACAACCCGCTCGGGATGGCGCCGCTGCTCCCGCCGCTGGAGCGCGAACTCGAGGCCGCCGGGCTCGACGTCGACCTCGCGCCCGTCGAGCGGCCGACCCGCCGCAGCCCGCTCACGCGGGCCGCCGGCCTCGGCCAGTTCGTTCTGCTGTTCTGTTCGACGTACGCGTTCTACCTGCTCGTGTCGGGGACGCTCTCGACGTTCGACCTCGCGACCGGCGCCATCAGCGCGGGTGTCGTCTCGGCAATCCTCTGGCACATCGCCACGCGCGGCCGCGTCGACCCGCGACGGATCGCCGGCCGGGTCGCCCGGCTCGCGGTGTACGCCCCGTACCTGCTGTGGGAGATCGCGAAGGCGAACATCGACATCGCCCGCGTCGTCCTCCACCCGAAGCTCCCCATCGACCCGCGGATGGTGGAGTTCGACGCCGCGGTGTGGTCGGAGCTCCCCGCGGCGACGCTCGCGAACAGCATCACGCTCACGCCCGGGACGCTCACCGTCGACGTCACGCAGCGCCACTTCACGGTCCACAGCCTCACGAAGGGGGCCCGCGAGGACCTGCTCGACGGCGCGCTCGAACGCGCGGTCCGGTTCGTCTTCTACGGCCGGAGCGCCATGCGCCTCGCCAGCCCCGCCGAGCGCGGCGAAACCGCCGACGACACTGAGGGTGAGAACGCGTGACGCTCGTCAACGAAATCCTGTTCGGCGGCGTCGCGGCGTTCCTCGTGCTCTCGCTGGTCGTCGTCTACCGCGTCGTGCGCGGCCCGACGATGCAGGACCGGGTCATCGCGGTGAACGCCATCGGGACGAACATCGTCGTCATCATCGCGGTCCTCGCCGCGGCGACCGATAGCCCGTCGATGCTCGACATCGCCATCGTGTACGCGCTGCTGAACTTCCTGATGAGCATCGCCATCTCGAAGTTCACCGTCGAGCGGGGTGGTGTGCTGTGACGCCGCTGGAGATCGCCGTGCTCGCGCTCGTCGCGGGCGGCGTGTTCTTCACCCTCGTCGCGGCCGTCGGGCTGCTCCGGCTGCCCGACGTCTACACGCGCACCCACGCCGCCTCGAAGAGCGACACGCTCGGCGCCGCACTCACGCTCGCCGCGGTCGCGCTCACGTTCGGCGCCGACCTCTCCAGCGTGAAAGCCGCGCTGCTCCTCGTCTTCATGTTCATCACGAACCCGACCGCGGCCCACGCCATCGCGCGGGCCGCCGCCGACCAGGGCATCGACCCGTGG
Proteins encoded in this region:
- a CDS encoding MTH865 family protein, translating into MADVEAELRQELLDAFSGADYPVKNQMGLVPALPNGPSTTFEAGDKSFTAMELATKLSSRAEFPYDDPESLVDDVIEGLKDEGDL
- a CDS encoding cytochrome bc complex cytochrome b subunit, translating into MSVERKDDHDHDAWLEEKDLTPIEQTFLTTLVWLDKRLRLVDYLELLESLYYRVNLQMPKSHTEQYNLDNKFWYWYPLYSLGFFSTVAYIVAAISGALLGFYYSPSTAAGAVDIEGATVAYSTITVIMTELNFGFFMRSLHRWAAQVMTAAVFLHMLRVYFTGAYKEPREVNWIIGIILLSLTMVFGYTGYLLPWDQLAYWAGQIGVEMALSIPLIGEWVAQLVFGGFSLGQPTLQRMYIIHVFLLPFVVTTVIAIHLGLVWMQGIAEPH
- a CDS encoding M28 family metallopeptidase, which translates into the protein MTDWIGDVFTSDTGWRHLEALVDVRDRMAGTPGEREAAEATRDALAAACGDAALDEFEIQGWTRGDSAVETPAGAEECIALPRSPNGDVAGEFVDLGYGLPNDFEETDLDGKVVMVASDVPGWYDRYLHRREKYYHAVEAGAAAFVYRNHVEGRLPPTGSVGTSEQPLGEVPAVGVSKEVGARLGRKYDGETVGVSVSAEVGDATSQNVHATLGPETDEELLVTSHVDAHDIAEGAMDNGAGTAMVVELAHALADREDELDTQVRFVCFGAEEVGLVGAAYDAANRDRDDVRAVLNLDGVVAGRTLEFYTHHFDALGDAVREVADRFDHPVSITPEMGPHSDHWEYVQHGVPGYHVTSQTDGAGRGWGHTHADTLDKLEARTFREQAILLTALAVELADDGFAVAHASEADVAAALEAEDLAEGMKITGDWPY
- a CDS encoding plastocyanin/azurin family copper-binding protein, which translates into the protein MNSDADERVTRRRFLRAGAGAAAAGVAATGTAAAQEDGGPTVVTVGPGGSNVFEPETAYVQPGGTVRWVWDSSGHNVVAESTPSGSDWSGHEPLEDSGFEYEHTFETEGTYEYVCTPHAALGMEGVIEVTENPPENTGFQSILPDSAKNLAVAGTGTMASVLGLTYLFMRYGGDYEGDLDE
- a CDS encoding Gfo/Idh/MocA family oxidoreductase is translated as MLGYGFMGDAHANALRTLPQFFPDAPEVSLDVLVGRNETAAREAADRLGFDRVATDWRDAIDDVDVFYNLGPNSVHVEPSVAALDAGVHVLCEKPLAPTVEGAERMVEAAADSDAVAATGFNYRFVPAIQYAKQLVEDGALGEIRHVRFRYLQDWLTDADAPWTWRLDADSAGSGALGDLGAHSFDLARFLVGDVEAVSGHRETFVDERVPEGESEPRPVTVDDAFAAHAEFANGAMGTFEATRYAAGRKNGHTFEIDGSDGAVRFDLERLNELEVHRGDGRGFERVLVTDDDDPYGEHWWPAGHVLGWEHTFVHENSEFLSAIVGDGEFAPDFADGLAAQRLLDAVERSDDRREWVTV
- a CDS encoding GNAT family N-acetyltransferase, with protein sequence MARRDATLWGSEEYALRRSPYQHPHIFGSQLKGTPAVGSSMTPDARETGASCSAWDNSRCEGTAYCQPRCPRVFDDDGRAYVVRPVADGDREPLLDMYDVMDLASTTLGLPPRTRERTERWLDGLAGDGLDLLAISGDRVLGHVAAAPVSADDRELVVFVHPDERGRGVGTELLKQLVAYADADGCESLVLTVDSDNERAVHVYDNLGFDVAERLRRELTMTLDLDAAIAERVQAPPAERADDA
- a CDS encoding cytochrome bc complex cytochrome b subunit translates to MADEPNDDAARTDGTGIVPPDDETPTWRERKERTTGLSRLTYEYFERSRREDQDLREESDYVERDVLAFPVWPHELIRNLALTSFFVGMIFFLAATLPPHLGAPANPSQTPSIILPDWYLYWSFGLLKLGPLNPDLAILGGDKLMADRTYGVLANVVVVGFIAIVPFLNKGSARRPVEQPFWAAVGVMGVVFAVLISALSIKNLTPIDPHLLFDLTFLVPPVAGGIAYAIFKTMREGYMYDLNRRYYKLRPPK
- a CDS encoding NAD(+)/NADH kinase, with translation MTARVGVLGDGADGAADAIRDAGSEAVTGEAALDESAVDVVAAIGEAAVLDALAAGVGVHQTAASASTSGQHAERPGSTSVLPVAAGREYGGVERDDLPDALTALAAGDYEVRERPTLSVTAGEADVRALADVMLVTDEPARISEYAVATRGRSVDEVRADGVVVATPAGSHGYAADAGGPLLSADAGALAVVPISPFRVERTQWVLDAPASLEVVREDADVALLVDGREHGLAEPGVPVELDWGAPFEVAVVAASRPAGFA
- a CDS encoding NAD(P)/FAD-dependent oxidoreductase, coding for MTENVAVVGGGPAGLTAAIYTARAGLDTTVYDAGEPILARNAHLENVPGFPAGVNARTFLDATRQQAEEAGVEFVEANVERVEEADDEFRVETDAAGAATADFVVAASWPDITYLDGFELSRIDRGSKTMLDVDEFGRTDVDGVYAAGRVARQYHQTVVAAGHGATVGLTVVEDSDVAFYHDWVAPEGYFTGRDRDVPPGCEEIDEDERRERERESLEALAALSPAEPPTMHPSVADDD
- a CDS encoding SRPBCC family protein — translated: MNTVEVSTDVRVPPEEAYAFVAGFPRYAKYSEYLESVTQHGEGGSGTEYELTFAWWKLSHTVRSRVTDTEEPERIDWELVDGIDAHGRWEVAETDEGSRVTFVVTYDKGSAKGVLNLPALVSLEMVVDKVVDKVIEEGERVVERVVADLEGERRPVELDVETY